The proteins below come from a single Enterobacteriaceae endosymbiont of Donacia fulgens genomic window:
- the groL gene encoding chaperonin GroEL (60 kDa chaperone family; promotes refolding of misfolded polypeptides especially under stressful conditions; forms two stacked rings of heptamers to form a barrel-shaped 14mer; ends can be capped by GroES; misfolded proteins enter the barrel where they are refolded when GroES binds) — MAAKDVKFGNDARVKMLRGVNVLADAVKITLGPKGRNVVLDKSFGAPAITKDGVTVAREIELEDKFENMGAQMVKEVASKANDVAGDGTTTASVLAQSIVSEGLKAVAAGMNPMDLKRGIDKAVIAAVEELKVISVPCSDSKSIAQVGTISANADETVGNLIAQAMERVGKEGVITVEEGTGLQDELDVVEGMQFDRGYLSPYFINKSESGTVELDNPYILLVDKKLSNIREILPILEMVAKSSKSLLIIAEDVDGEALATLVVNTMRGVVKVAAVKAPGFGDRRKAMLQDIAILTGGNVISEEIGLELEKATLEDLGQAKRIVINKDTTTIIDGVGKQKDISGRVNQIRQQIDEATSDYDREKLQERVAKLAGGVAVLKVGAATEVEMKEKKARVEDALHATRAAVEEGVVAGGGVALVRVAAKLMNLTGQNEDQNMGIKVALRAMEAPLRQIVSNAGEEPSVIANNVKDGHGNYGYNAANEEYGDMIKFGILDPTKVTRSALQYSASVAGLMITTECMVTDLPKDEKSEISNTPPGGMGGGMGGMM; from the coding sequence ATGGCAGCTAAAGACGTAAAATTTGGTAATGATGCTCGTGTAAAAATGTTACGAGGTGTAAACGTACTTGCAGATGCAGTCAAAATTACTCTTGGACCAAAAGGTAGAAATGTAGTACTAGATAAATCATTTGGTGCTCCAGCTATAACTAAAGATGGGGTAACAGTAGCTAGAGAGATAGAATTAGAAGATAAATTTGAAAATATGGGAGCACAAATGGTAAAAGAAGTTGCTTCCAAAGCTAATGATGTGGCAGGTGATGGTACAACTACAGCTAGTGTATTAGCTCAATCTATTGTTAGTGAAGGTTTAAAAGCAGTTGCTGCTGGTATGAATCCTATGGATTTAAAAAGAGGAATAGATAAAGCTGTTATTGCAGCTGTAGAAGAATTAAAAGTTATTTCTGTTCCATGTTCTGATTCAAAATCTATAGCTCAAGTAGGAACTATTTCTGCAAATGCAGATGAAACTGTAGGTAATTTAATAGCGCAAGCTATGGAAAGAGTAGGAAAAGAAGGAGTTATTACAGTTGAAGAAGGTACTGGATTACAAGATGAATTAGATGTTGTTGAAGGAATGCAATTTGATAGAGGATATTTATCACCATATTTTATAAACAAATCAGAATCTGGTACTGTAGAACTTGATAATCCATATATTCTATTAGTAGATAAAAAACTTTCAAATATTAGAGAAATTTTACCTATTTTAGAAATGGTTGCTAAATCAAGTAAATCATTATTAATTATAGCTGAAGATGTTGATGGAGAAGCTTTAGCTACATTAGTAGTTAATACTATGCGCGGAGTAGTAAAAGTTGCCGCAGTTAAAGCTCCTGGTTTTGGAGATCGTCGTAAAGCTATGTTACAAGATATTGCTATCCTTACAGGTGGTAATGTTATTTCAGAAGAAATAGGTTTAGAATTAGAAAAAGCTACATTAGAAGATTTAGGTCAAGCAAAAAGAATAGTTATAAATAAAGACACAACAACCATAATAGATGGTGTTGGTAAACAAAAAGATATTTCAGGTCGTGTTAATCAAATCAGACAACAAATAGATGAAGCAACTTCTGATTATGATCGTGAAAAACTTCAAGAAAGAGTAGCAAAATTAGCAGGTGGAGTAGCTGTATTAAAAGTTGGGGCTGCAACTGAAGTAGAAATGAAAGAAAAAAAAGCTAGAGTAGAAGATGCTTTACATGCTACTAGAGCTGCAGTAGAAGAAGGTGTTGTGGCAGGAGGTGGAGTTGCATTAGTACGTGTAGCTGCTAAATTAATGAATTTAACTGGTCAAAATGAAGATCAGAATATGGGTATAAAAGTAGCTTTAAGAGCAATGGAAGCTCCTTTACGTCAGATAGTTTCTAATGCTGGAGAAGAACCATCAGTAATTGCAAATAATGTTAAAGATGGACATGGTAATTATGGATATAATGCTGCAAACGAAGAATATGGAGATATGATTAAATTTGGTATTTTAGATCCAACTAAAGTAACAAGATCAGCATTACAATATTCTGCTTCTGTAGCAGGTCTTATGATTACAACAGAATGTATGGTTACAGATTTACCAAAAGATGAAAAATCAGAAATATCTAATACCCCACCAGGTGGTATGGGTGGAGGTATGGGTGGTATGATGTAA
- a CDS encoding co-chaperone GroES: protein MNIRPLHDRVIVKRKEVESKSSGGIVLTGSAAGKSTRGEVLAVGKGRILDNGTVKPLDVKKGDTIIFNDGYSVKTEKIDDEEVLIMSESDILAIIK, encoded by the coding sequence ATGAATATTCGCCCATTACATGATCGTGTTATTGTAAAAAGAAAAGAAGTTGAATCTAAATCTTCAGGTGGAATAGTTTTAACAGGTTCTGCTGCAGGAAAATCTACAAGAGGAGAAGTATTAGCAGTTGGTAAAGGACGTATATTAGATAATGGAACAGTAAAACCATTAGATGTAAAAAAAGGTGATACAATTATATTTAATGATGGTTATAGTGTAAAAACAGAAAAAATTGATGATGAAGAAGTTCTTATAATGTCTGAAAGTGATATTTTGGCTATTATTAAATAA
- a CDS encoding KamA family radical SAM protein, which produces MKELWLKQLSNNINNNIDLIKITEIKKKDHHQFLYKKKNIFFKVKIPVIFIKKIEKKNSKDPILLQFIFNRKELIQYKKYNKNPLNEKFIIPGMIHKYKNRILILLTGICAVHCRYCFRKNTKQVNSITICNWNKIINYIKKNFEINEIIFSGGDPLVLNDNKINFFINDINKISHIKILRIHTRIVCILPQRISKNLLKIFSKCKFHIVIVTHINHPNEISDELSEKIHFLKTMGITVLNQSVLLKNINDNHKILIKLSNNLFDIGIIPYYLHLLDKIEGSKHFYVSENKAKIIMKKILLSLSGFLVPKLTKDIYGGKNKKFIF; this is translated from the coding sequence ATGAAAGAATTATGGTTAAAACAATTATCAAATAATATCAATAATAATATTGATCTTATTAAGATTACAGAAATAAAAAAAAAAGATCATCATCAATTTTTATATAAAAAAAAAAATATATTTTTTAAGGTAAAAATACCTGTAATTTTTATAAAAAAGATAGAAAAAAAAAATTCTAAAGATCCTATTTTACTACAGTTTATTTTTAATAGAAAAGAATTAATTCAATATAAAAAATATAATAAAAATCCATTAAATGAAAAATTTATTATTCCTGGTATGATTCATAAATATAAAAATAGAATATTAATATTATTAACAGGAATATGTGCAGTACATTGTAGATATTGTTTCCGAAAAAATACTAAACAAGTAAATTCAATCACAATATGTAATTGGAATAAAATAATTAATTATATAAAAAAAAATTTTGAAATTAATGAAATCATTTTTTCTGGAGGAGATCCTTTAGTTTTAAATGATAATAAAATAAATTTTTTTATTAATGATATTAATAAAATATCTCATATTAAAATATTAAGAATACATACTAGAATAGTATGTATTCTTCCTCAAAGAATTTCTAAAAATTTATTAAAAATATTTAGTAAATGTAAATTTCATATTGTAATAGTGACACATATTAATCATCCTAATGAAATTAGTGATGAGTTATCTGAAAAAATTCATTTTCTAAAAACAATGGGGATAACTGTTTTAAATCAAAGTGTTTTATTAAAAAATATAAATGATAATCATAAAATTTTAATTAAACTAAGTAATAATTTATTTGATATTGGAATAATACCTTATTATTTACATCTTTTAGATAAAATAGAAGGAAGCAAACATTTTTATGTATCTGAAAATAAAGCTAAAATAATTATGAAAAAAATATTATTATCTTTATCAGGATTTTTAGTACCTAAACTAACTAAAGATATTTATGGAGGTAAAAATAAAAAATTTATTTTTTAA